The Fulvivirga ligni genome window below encodes:
- a CDS encoding sialate O-acetylesterase, protein MNKNFIPFLLLLLIIGQMNCATAEVQLPQLVSDGMVLQRNAKLKIWGWADTGENIKVKFKGKSYKAKADHEGNWSVLLSASKAGGPYEMEIAGENNSITLKNILIGDVWLCSGQSNMVHYLGVHQDRYSKEIALANYSEIRQFFVPTLAVFPGPAKNLPESSWKEANPENVLQFSVVAYFFAKKIYEKYKIPIGLINSSVGGSPIEAWISEDGLKDFDDLLKTVEQNKDTAYVYGTNRKAEAYQREMAKDMPKDKGLEEDVKWYDPDYQLKNWSQMNIPGYWEDQGVSNLDGVVWFRKDIEIPASMAGKAARVALGRIVDADQLYVNGKEVGSTGYMYPQRRYDIPEGLLKAGKNTFTIRVTNNFGKGGFVPDKPYYLAVGKDTLDLKGYWQYKVGAVYQHKPNNGPRGIAMRNQPASFYNGMIAPFINYSIKGILWYQGESNAGRPGEYLALQKALIHDWRTQFQNENLPFLYVQLPNFMEVNYLPSESSWAELREAQLQSLEAPNTAMAVAIDLGEWNDIHPDRKKPVGDRLALAAENLVYGDKSIVFSGPIFKSASVADGKVQLSFDHTGSGLISNDGEELRWFSIAGEDKQFVWAKAEIKGDQVVVWSEEVKDPKYVRYAWADNPDQVNFYNKEGLPASPFRTKEITQK, encoded by the coding sequence ATGAATAAAAACTTCATCCCTTTTCTGCTACTACTCCTTATTATTGGACAGATGAACTGTGCCACTGCTGAAGTTCAATTACCTCAGCTGGTCAGCGATGGCATGGTTTTGCAACGAAATGCAAAATTGAAGATTTGGGGCTGGGCAGATACGGGCGAGAATATAAAGGTAAAGTTCAAAGGCAAAAGCTATAAGGCAAAAGCTGATCATGAAGGAAATTGGTCAGTTTTACTTTCTGCCTCAAAGGCTGGTGGCCCCTATGAAATGGAGATAGCTGGTGAGAATAATAGTATCACTTTGAAGAATATATTAATTGGCGATGTCTGGCTGTGCTCAGGGCAATCTAACATGGTTCATTACTTGGGAGTACATCAGGATAGGTATTCAAAGGAAATTGCTCTGGCAAATTATTCTGAAATAAGACAGTTTTTTGTGCCTACTCTGGCTGTTTTCCCTGGACCGGCCAAAAATTTACCAGAAAGTAGCTGGAAGGAAGCCAATCCTGAAAATGTACTTCAGTTCTCGGTGGTGGCCTATTTTTTTGCCAAGAAGATCTATGAGAAATACAAAATTCCTATTGGCCTGATCAACTCTAGTGTTGGGGGCTCTCCCATTGAAGCCTGGATCAGTGAAGATGGCTTGAAAGATTTTGATGATCTCCTTAAAACAGTGGAGCAGAATAAAGATACGGCTTATGTATATGGTACCAACAGAAAAGCTGAAGCTTACCAGAGAGAAATGGCCAAGGATATGCCCAAAGACAAGGGGTTAGAGGAAGATGTGAAATGGTATGATCCTGATTATCAGTTGAAAAACTGGAGCCAGATGAATATCCCGGGCTACTGGGAAGATCAGGGAGTAAGTAATTTGGATGGAGTGGTTTGGTTTAGAAAAGATATTGAAATACCAGCATCTATGGCGGGAAAAGCAGCCAGGGTGGCACTTGGAAGAATTGTAGATGCCGATCAATTGTATGTAAATGGAAAGGAAGTTGGCAGTACCGGCTACATGTATCCTCAGCGTAGATATGATATTCCTGAAGGCTTGTTGAAAGCAGGTAAAAATACCTTTACCATTCGAGTGACTAATAACTTTGGAAAAGGTGGGTTTGTGCCTGATAAACCATATTATCTGGCGGTTGGCAAAGATACCTTGGACTTGAAAGGTTATTGGCAATATAAAGTGGGAGCAGTATATCAGCATAAGCCGAATAACGGGCCCAGAGGTATCGCTATGAGGAATCAGCCGGCAAGCTTTTACAATGGTATGATAGCTCCATTTATAAATTATTCTATTAAAGGCATTCTCTGGTATCAGGGAGAAAGTAATGCTGGTAGACCAGGCGAATACCTTGCATTACAGAAGGCTTTGATTCATGACTGGAGAACTCAGTTTCAAAATGAAAACTTACCTTTCTTATATGTACAGCTTCCTAATTTCATGGAGGTTAATTACCTGCCATCGGAGAGTAGCTGGGCAGAACTTAGGGAGGCACAACTACAATCTCTGGAAGCCCCAAATACTGCCATGGCCGTAGCTATCGATCTGGGAGAATGGAATGATATTCACCCGGATAGAAAAAAGCCTGTAGGAGATCGTTTGGCTCTTGCCGCGGAGAATCTGGTTTATGGAGACAAAAGCATAGTGTTTTCCGGCCCTATTTTTAAGTCTGCTTCAGTGGCTGATGGGAAGGTTCAGCTAAGCTTTGATCATACAGGAAGCGGCCTGATCTCTAATGATGGGGAGGAACTGAGGTGGTTCTCCATTGCTGGTGAAGATAAGCAGTTTGTGTGGGCTAAAGCCGAAATTAAAGGTGATCAGGTGGTAGTTTGGAGTGAGGAGGTGAAAGATCCGAAATATGTCCGATATGCCTGGGCTGATAATCCTGATCAAGTGAATTTTTACAATAAGGAAGGGCTTCCTGCTTCGCCATTTAGAACCAAAGAAATAACTCAAAAATGA
- the galB gene encoding beta-galactosidase GalB → MPKLTSFFVVIYLLLFSCESEKVPSSLEESYYNTRQRISINEGWKFMKYASVENADSLTYDVRPEITDDRDEKPADEKPTEAVEVASTHNILKPWIMPTGNSFIKDAFRHYKRPEGDPGKDFPFVKADFDDATWEVVDLPHDWAIKGQFMEGWDAAVGGGMGRLPSPGVGWYRRKIAISEADQDKNIYLDIDGAMSYAMVWLNGHLVGGWPYGYSSWRVELTPYLKEGDNQLAIRVDNPSHSSRWYPGGGIYRNVWLVKTNPTHVSHWGASVTTEDVSKSSARIHLEIEIENNAFEEKEISLQTDVYEINEKGERTGAIVSSFEPSTLRIAGKTSVSHAGITTLKNPKLWGPPPNQTPNLYVAVTTLLEDGEPIDHYETTFGVRSIKFDADKGLLVNGEHVFIKGVNQHHDLGALGAAFNARAAERQLVMLKELGANAIRIAHNPPAPELLEMTDRMGFLVVDELYDCWERKKNPLDFHLIFPDWHEQDLRALIRRDRNHPSVIMWSTGNEVGEQYTGEDGARVAQVLREIANDEDPTRPTTTSMNYAKPNMPISEEMEIMSLNYQGEGIRNATAYSHLKGINTAPLYPAFHDKFPNKMIVSSENAAALSSRGTYLFPVAEEISSPIGQGIGGDPEKMYVSAYELYTADFGSSADKVFASIDKHPYVSGGFVWSGWDYLGEPTPYYLARSSYFGLIDLAGFKKDRFYLYQARWRPDYPMAHILPHWNWPNRVGKVTPVHIFTSGDEAELFLNGKSLGKKKKGEYEYRLRWDDVIYEPGELKVIAYKDGKQWAEEIVKTTEAANKVILEADKKECYADGKDLIFITARVADHHGSTVPQADNLIEFSIDGPGEIVATDNGDPTDMTAFPSHSRKAFGGLALVIIKAKKGESGIIKITAKSSELSAGLQNIAIINP, encoded by the coding sequence ATGCCTAAGCTTACTAGCTTTTTTGTTGTCATTTATCTTTTACTGTTCTCATGTGAAAGTGAGAAAGTACCATCAAGTCTTGAAGAGTCATATTATAATACCAGACAAAGAATCTCCATAAACGAAGGCTGGAAATTTATGAAATATGCCTCTGTGGAGAATGCTGATAGCTTAACTTATGATGTGAGGCCAGAAATAACTGACGACAGAGATGAAAAACCTGCGGATGAAAAACCAACCGAAGCCGTGGAGGTTGCTTCTACACATAATATTCTAAAGCCATGGATAATGCCTACAGGTAATTCATTTATCAAGGATGCTTTCAGGCACTACAAAAGACCCGAAGGAGATCCGGGAAAAGACTTTCCATTTGTAAAAGCTGACTTTGATGATGCCACCTGGGAAGTAGTTGATCTGCCACATGATTGGGCCATAAAAGGACAATTTATGGAAGGTTGGGATGCCGCAGTGGGAGGTGGTATGGGCAGGTTGCCAAGCCCTGGTGTGGGGTGGTACCGTAGAAAGATAGCTATTTCAGAAGCCGATCAAGATAAAAATATATATCTGGATATAGACGGAGCCATGTCTTATGCTATGGTCTGGCTCAATGGTCATCTGGTAGGCGGCTGGCCGTATGGCTATTCCTCATGGAGGGTAGAGCTAACTCCATATTTGAAGGAAGGGGATAATCAGCTGGCAATCAGAGTAGATAATCCATCTCATTCTTCTCGCTGGTATCCTGGTGGTGGTATTTACAGAAATGTGTGGTTAGTGAAAACCAATCCTACTCATGTGAGCCATTGGGGTGCTTCTGTTACTACAGAGGATGTCTCAAAGTCATCGGCAAGAATCCATTTGGAAATTGAAATTGAGAATAATGCTTTTGAAGAGAAGGAAATTTCTCTGCAAACAGATGTCTATGAAATCAATGAAAAAGGCGAAAGAACGGGCGCTATAGTTTCCTCTTTTGAGCCATCAACCCTAAGGATAGCGGGTAAAACATCAGTTTCTCATGCCGGAATTACAACCTTGAAGAATCCTAAATTATGGGGCCCTCCTCCTAATCAAACACCAAATTTATATGTAGCGGTCACTACGCTTTTGGAAGATGGAGAGCCTATAGATCATTATGAAACCACTTTTGGAGTCAGGTCAATCAAGTTTGATGCTGATAAAGGCCTTTTAGTCAATGGTGAACATGTTTTTATAAAAGGAGTAAACCAACATCATGATCTGGGTGCATTGGGAGCAGCTTTCAATGCCAGGGCTGCTGAGAGACAGTTGGTAATGCTGAAGGAGCTGGGGGCTAACGCCATACGAATAGCCCATAATCCGCCGGCACCAGAGTTATTGGAAATGACTGATCGTATGGGCTTTCTGGTAGTGGATGAATTGTATGACTGCTGGGAAAGAAAAAAGAATCCGCTGGATTTTCATTTGATCTTTCCCGATTGGCATGAACAGGATTTAAGAGCCTTGATCCGAAGAGACAGGAATCATCCCTCAGTGATCATGTGGAGCACTGGCAATGAGGTAGGTGAGCAATATACAGGTGAAGATGGGGCCAGGGTAGCTCAAGTGCTCAGAGAAATAGCGAATGATGAAGATCCCACCAGGCCAACTACCACTTCTATGAATTATGCCAAGCCCAATATGCCCATATCTGAGGAAATGGAAATTATGAGTCTAAACTATCAGGGTGAAGGCATAAGAAATGCTACAGCTTACAGCCATCTAAAAGGCATTAATACCGCCCCACTTTACCCCGCCTTTCATGATAAATTTCCAAATAAAATGATTGTGAGTAGTGAAAATGCTGCAGCGCTCAGCAGTAGAGGAACATATTTATTTCCTGTGGCTGAGGAGATTAGCTCGCCCATTGGCCAAGGTATTGGCGGAGATCCTGAGAAAATGTATGTAAGCGCCTATGAATTGTATACTGCTGATTTTGGATCATCAGCTGACAAAGTTTTCGCCTCTATTGATAAGCATCCATATGTCTCAGGAGGCTTTGTTTGGAGCGGGTGGGATTATCTTGGTGAACCGACTCCGTATTATTTAGCCCGGAGTTCTTATTTTGGTCTTATTGATCTCGCCGGATTCAAAAAGGATAGGTTTTATCTGTACCAGGCCAGATGGAGACCCGATTATCCTATGGCACATATTCTTCCTCACTGGAACTGGCCGAATAGAGTAGGGAAGGTTACTCCTGTGCATATTTTTACTTCTGGCGATGAGGCAGAATTATTTCTCAATGGGAAATCGTTAGGCAAAAAGAAAAAAGGAGAGTACGAATATCGCCTTCGCTGGGATGATGTGATCTATGAGCCAGGAGAGCTGAAGGTAATTGCCTATAAAGATGGAAAGCAATGGGCAGAGGAAATAGTGAAAACGACAGAGGCGGCCAATAAAGTAATTTTAGAAGCTGATAAAAAAGAATGTTATGCTGATGGCAAGGACCTGATATTTATCACAGCCAGAGTGGCTGATCATCATGGTAGTACTGTTCCGCAAGCCGATAATCTAATTGAATTTTCAATAGATGGGCCAGGAGAAATTGTAGCTACTGATAACGGTGATCCTACAGATATGACTGCTTTTCCATCGCATTCAAGAAAAGCTTTTGGAGGTTTAGCTTTGGTAATTATAAAAGCAAAAAAAGGAGAAAGCGGCATTATCAAGATCACTGCAAAATCCTCAGAGCTTAGTGCTGGCCTGCAAAATATTGCAATAATCAACCCTTAG
- a CDS encoding RagB/SusD family nutrient uptake outer membrane protein: protein MAGCHDILEETTRERFEPGFFKTEEGVVGGLTALYANLRRVYGQPYYYNATETGTDEYTYGAQADGNFQAADLSGLGIPDAQTSRFDVLWNASYAAINSSSGIIANATEAEMPAALIAEARFFRAFGYFQLVQAFGGVPLDLGGGILEFNTAPTLVSSRNTVPEVYSLAIFPDLVQAVADLEDNPRVNGGVTKNVARLILAKAYLTYGWWLENPNNIPTYPEASRTDPDGHDAQWYFQAAYDVATNAIDNPGPYMLQETFYDVNLAQNDRNSEIMLWADHTEYSAKYSESNVTGWDGGDAQNQAVWMVTWYFHTIKASADPATWSPVDAMFRTVQAGQSYSRMWSRMAPPIGVFTNTFADKTNDSRFNGTFTTAYRATWHYNPGRAENTLYGANFMPVGPNDRILSFLPSDPGGIDYSNTTFNSGTEAGYLPGRQDYVVPLTKISRADYPGLWKLGVYRQGSDYNDDKVASSRPYNILKFSELYFIAAEAAVKGANGSRTARDLINVIRSRAGKWRFDVAENQEKLEDYSAEMTNATPVTIDINYILDERSREYFGEGYRWYDLARTQKWEEYAGTYQISPKAGQDPVTVEREIEPYLYLRPVPVGQLDRMDGDEAYKTNYQNPGYRGGE from the coding sequence ATGGCTGGCTGTCATGATATCCTGGAAGAAACCACAAGGGAAAGATTTGAGCCAGGCTTCTTTAAAACAGAGGAAGGAGTTGTAGGTGGGCTTACCGCACTATACGCTAATTTAAGAAGGGTATACGGTCAGCCTTATTATTATAATGCTACTGAAACAGGTACCGATGAATATACTTATGGTGCTCAGGCGGATGGAAACTTTCAAGCAGCAGATCTGTCGGGTTTAGGTATTCCTGATGCACAAACTAGTAGGTTTGATGTGCTATGGAATGCTTCATATGCAGCTATTAATTCCTCCAGTGGGATAATTGCTAATGCCACGGAGGCAGAAATGCCTGCTGCGCTTATTGCCGAGGCTCGATTCTTTAGAGCATTTGGATATTTTCAGCTAGTACAAGCCTTTGGTGGTGTGCCTTTAGATTTAGGTGGTGGAATTTTAGAATTTAACACAGCTCCTACACTAGTTTCTTCTCGAAATACTGTTCCTGAAGTGTATTCATTAGCAATTTTTCCTGATCTGGTGCAGGCAGTGGCTGATTTGGAAGACAACCCTCGAGTAAACGGTGGAGTCACTAAAAACGTAGCAAGACTGATATTAGCCAAGGCATATCTTACTTATGGTTGGTGGTTAGAAAATCCTAATAATATTCCCACATACCCTGAGGCGAGTAGAACTGACCCGGATGGGCATGATGCACAATGGTATTTTCAAGCGGCCTATGATGTTGCGACAAATGCTATTGATAACCCTGGACCATACATGCTTCAGGAAACATTTTATGATGTGAATCTAGCTCAAAACGATCGTAACAGTGAAATTATGCTATGGGCAGATCATACTGAATACAGTGCCAAGTATAGCGAAAGCAATGTTACTGGCTGGGACGGAGGTGATGCTCAAAATCAAGCTGTTTGGATGGTGACATGGTATTTTCATACTATAAAAGCCAGTGCTGATCCCGCCACCTGGTCACCAGTAGATGCCATGTTTAGAACAGTGCAGGCAGGGCAGTCTTATAGCAGAATGTGGTCAAGAATGGCTCCACCAATTGGTGTTTTTACCAATACTTTTGCAGATAAAACCAATGATTCCCGTTTTAATGGCACTTTCACCACGGCATATCGAGCTACATGGCACTACAATCCGGGACGAGCTGAAAATACGCTTTATGGTGCCAACTTTATGCCTGTAGGGCCAAATGACAGAATTCTCTCGTTTTTACCAAGTGATCCTGGAGGTATTGATTATTCTAATACTACATTCAATAGCGGCACGGAAGCTGGCTACTTGCCTGGAAGACAAGATTATGTGGTTCCATTAACCAAAATATCTAGAGCTGATTATCCTGGACTTTGGAAGCTGGGGGTTTATCGTCAGGGTAGCGATTATAATGATGATAAGGTGGCAAGCTCAAGACCATATAATATTCTTAAATTCTCAGAACTGTATTTCATTGCTGCCGAAGCAGCTGTTAAGGGGGCGAACGGCTCAAGAACTGCCCGAGATCTTATCAATGTAATCAGATCAAGAGCTGGTAAGTGGAGGTTTGATGTGGCTGAAAATCAAGAGAAACTAGAAGATTACAGTGCGGAAATGACCAACGCAACACCAGTTACCATAGATATTAATTATATTCTTGATGAACGCTCAAGGGAATATTTTGGTGAGGGCTACCGGTGGTATGATCTTGCTCGTACGCAAAAATGGGAAGAATATGCCGGAACCTATCAGATATCTCCGAAAGCTGGACAAGATCCCGTGACTGTAGAAAGAGAAATTGAGCCATATCTTTATCTACGCCCTGTACCTGTAGGACAGCTAGATCGAATGGATGGTGATGAGGCTTATAAAACTAACTATCAAAATCCTGGCTACAGAGGTGGTGAATAA
- a CDS encoding glucuronyl esterase domain-containing protein codes for MKIKSIILFKLAFFWLIINSLAQSIPISYNVENRWQSCSVSAGSLSNNPNFPDPFSFTSGGRVSSLDDWICRRNEIKADLEAYEIGQKPNKPANVTASYSGNTLTVTVSENGRSLTLTSQFSIPSGGGPHPIVIGMNSGTGSLSSSLFNGIVQVPFNHNQVATYSFSGKDTGAPFYRFYPNLTYVGDYAAWSWGVSRLIDGLEIVAPQLNLDMSRIAVTGCSYAGKMALFSGALDERIALTIAQESGGGGINSWRASQDFVNRTGINVEKIDNTNGSWFMSSMLSRNPYSLPHDHHELIAMIAPRAFLTLGNENYGDWLGDESGYKSTMAALEVWKAMGVEDRFGFNFTGGHQHCQAASSQNSAVTAFVNKFLRNNTSTNTTIRVQPTRSDFNYNWQSYVNWTTPNLSGGNGGGGGNASEIWLEAECGSTGSLWNTSSSESASNGQFVTIQPGNNSTSSAPSSSNGHITYNFNVSTAGNYNLWGRVITPTANDDSFWVRIDNGSWQSWNNIAPGATSWTWDSFSSYNLSSGNHTLTIAYREDGAQLDKLYLTTSGSPSGTGSAAGNCSGGGGSTGSIYQIRNRATGMYLDGLGSTTNGDPAVQWASTSHPNSQWQFISTGDGYNQLRNVGAGLYLDGMGTTTNGADVAQWANTSHPNSHWIAQQYSGSYYRIQNRATGLYLDGMGRNTNGAACGQYANTTNQNAQWQLISVSSSSSARHSPAENDLNIYEQNALIYPNPVQSFLHIKLPEGRSAQEVSIYNTSGKRVLQETFSGEDQKIDVSNLKKGHYILEFITPNGTINSKFVKE; via the coding sequence ATGAAAATCAAATCAATTATCCTTTTTAAGCTCGCCTTCTTTTGGCTGATTATCAATTCTTTAGCACAATCAATCCCTATTTCATATAATGTTGAAAACAGGTGGCAATCTTGCTCTGTAAGCGCCGGAAGTCTAAGCAATAATCCTAACTTTCCAGATCCCTTTAGTTTTACCAGTGGTGGCCGGGTATCATCACTAGATGACTGGATCTGCCGAAGGAATGAGATCAAAGCAGATCTCGAGGCCTATGAGATCGGCCAGAAACCCAACAAACCTGCCAATGTTACTGCCAGCTATTCAGGCAATACACTTACCGTAACTGTTAGTGAAAATGGTAGATCGCTTACTTTAACCTCCCAATTTAGCATACCTTCAGGAGGCGGACCGCACCCCATTGTAATAGGTATGAATAGCGGCACAGGCAGTTTATCCTCATCTTTATTTAATGGTATTGTACAAGTGCCCTTTAATCATAATCAGGTAGCTACATATTCTTTCAGTGGGAAAGATACTGGCGCACCATTCTATCGCTTTTACCCAAACCTGACTTATGTTGGGGATTATGCCGCCTGGTCCTGGGGAGTCAGTCGTTTAATAGATGGTTTAGAAATAGTGGCACCACAACTAAATCTGGATATGAGCAGAATAGCCGTAACCGGATGTTCGTATGCAGGTAAAATGGCTCTTTTTTCAGGTGCCCTAGACGAAAGGATAGCACTCACAATTGCCCAGGAGTCTGGTGGTGGAGGTATTAACTCATGGCGCGCCTCTCAGGATTTTGTTAACCGCACAGGTATTAATGTTGAAAAAATTGACAATACCAATGGCTCATGGTTTATGAGTAGCATGCTCAGCAGAAACCCATACAGTCTACCGCATGATCACCACGAGCTAATAGCTATGATAGCACCACGGGCATTTTTAACATTAGGAAACGAAAACTATGGTGATTGGCTGGGAGATGAATCTGGCTATAAGTCTACCATGGCAGCTTTAGAAGTATGGAAAGCCATGGGCGTAGAAGATCGCTTTGGCTTTAACTTCACCGGAGGCCACCAACATTGTCAAGCTGCATCAAGTCAAAACTCGGCGGTTACTGCATTTGTAAATAAATTTCTAAGAAACAACACCAGCACTAACACCACCATAAGAGTGCAACCCACCAGATCAGATTTTAATTATAACTGGCAATCATATGTAAACTGGACTACGCCAAACCTTTCAGGTGGCAATGGCGGTGGCGGTGGTAATGCCAGTGAAATATGGCTTGAAGCCGAATGTGGATCAACCGGCAGCCTTTGGAACACATCATCAAGCGAAAGTGCTTCAAATGGCCAGTTTGTCACAATCCAGCCTGGCAACAACAGTACTTCATCCGCTCCATCCAGCTCTAATGGACATATTACCTATAATTTTAATGTCAGCACTGCTGGAAACTATAACTTGTGGGGCAGAGTAATTACGCCTACAGCTAACGATGATTCTTTCTGGGTAAGAATCGATAACGGCAGCTGGCAAAGCTGGAACAACATTGCTCCCGGAGCCACCTCCTGGACCTGGGATAGCTTCTCATCATATAACTTAAGCTCTGGAAATCATACCCTTACCATTGCCTATCGAGAAGATGGAGCACAGCTGGACAAACTATATTTAACCACCTCCGGCTCTCCCTCTGGCACTGGAAGTGCCGCTGGCAACTGCTCTGGAGGTGGAGGTAGTACAGGAAGTATTTATCAAATTCGAAATAGAGCTACTGGGATGTATTTAGATGGATTAGGATCAACAACTAATGGAGATCCTGCAGTGCAATGGGCCAGTACGTCTCATCCCAATTCTCAATGGCAGTTTATTAGTACAGGCGACGGCTATAACCAACTAAGAAATGTAGGCGCTGGTTTGTATCTGGATGGTATGGGCACAACCACCAACGGTGCTGACGTAGCTCAATGGGCCAACACTAGCCATCCTAACTCTCACTGGATTGCCCAGCAATATAGCGGCAGCTACTATCGAATTCAAAACAGAGCTACCGGTCTTTATCTGGATGGAATGGGAAGAAATACAAATGGAGCAGCTTGTGGCCAATATGCCAATACGACTAATCAAAATGCTCAGTGGCAATTAATTAGTGTATCGTCAAGTTCTTCTGCGAGGCACAGTCCGGCAGAGAATGACTTAAATATTTACGAACAAAATGCATTAATTTACCCAAATCCTGTGCAAAGCTTTTTGCACATAAAGCTACCAGAGGGACGCAGCGCTCAAGAGGTTAGTATATACAACACATCAGGTAAAAGAGTATTGCAGGAAACATTCTCCGGGGAAGATCAAAAAATAGATGTGAGCAACCTAAAAAAGGGACATTATATCCTTGAATTCATCACACCTAATGGAACAATCAACTCGAAGTTTGTAAAGGAATAA